GCAGAAGATGACGCCCCACTTCTCGGCGTCCATCGCGCGGTGGACGGCCCCGTAGCGCTGCTTCATGAACTTCTCCGTGTCGGCGACGGTCACGACGTTGTTGACGGGGTCGGCGATCAGCACCTTCTTTTCGGGGTGCTCCATCGCGAGGCCGAGCGGGTGGAACTTCCCGCCGCCGACGTAGAGCACCTGGTCGGCGTCGATGTCGGCCGACGCGTAGTTGCAGCCGAGCACCTGGCCCTCGTAGGTCAGGCGATCGTCGCCGCGACGGGTGTGGACGTCGTAGCCGCGCTCTTCGAGCCACGCGACCATCTCGTCGAAGCGGTTCATGTGCTGGGCGGTCGTGACGAGGCCGACCTCCTCGTCGGGGAGTTCGTCGACGGCCTCTTCGAGGATCGGGAACGGGTCGACGTTCGAGAAGAGAGGGACGTAGATGATCTTGTCCGACTCCTTCATCGGGGAGTGACCGAAGTGGACGAAGACGTCGGTGCGGCGCATCAGGTAGGTGTCGAGGTCGCAGGCGCCGTAGCAGGGCTGGCCCGACAGCATAAACGTCACGTCGTCGTCGCACAGTTCCCGGAGGTCGTCGGCGACGGCCGGGCCGCGGCGCTTCAGCCCCTCGGGGAACTGCAATCCGACGCGGCTAGCGTCGCGCTCTTCGATCTCCTCGACGATGCGGTCGAGTTCGTAGTCCCACTCCCGGTCGTGCTTCAGCGACATCCCGGTGTTTCGGAGGTCTCCCTCGGTGGCGGCGTCCTGGCTCATTGCACCGCCGTAGCCCGCCGACGCCAATAACCTCGGCGGTTCCGCAATCGGAGGAAAACGACCGTGAACGTCCGGTTCGGTCGCCTCCTCGACCCGGGGCGAGCCCCGGCCGCGGCCGCGCCGTCCGGTAGCTTGAAACGCGCCGCGCCCTCAGGTGCGAGTATGAGCGTCCAGACGGACAAGCTCGAAGAGCTCGGTCGGGAACTCGGCGACGCCATCGCCGAGACGCCGGAGTACCAGGCGTTCGAGGAGGCGAAGGCGGCCGTCGAGGCCGACGACGAGGTCCAGGCGCAGATCTCGGAGTTCCGCGAGCTCCGCGATCAGTATATGCAGGCCCGACAGATGGGTCAGGCGAGCGA
This is a stretch of genomic DNA from Halobellus sp. MBLA0158. It encodes these proteins:
- the dph2 gene encoding diphthamide biosynthesis enzyme Dph2, which produces MSQDAATEGDLRNTGMSLKHDREWDYELDRIVEEIEERDASRVGLQFPEGLKRRGPAVADDLRELCDDDVTFMLSGQPCYGACDLDTYLMRRTDVFVHFGHSPMKESDKIIYVPLFSNVDPFPILEEAVDELPDEEVGLVTTAQHMNRFDEMVAWLEERGYDVHTRRGDDRLTYEGQVLGCNYASADIDADQVLYVGGGKFHPLGLAMEHPEKKVLIADPVNNVVTVADTEKFMKQRYGAVHRAMDAEKWGVIFCTKIGQGRMEIAEEIIEDNDDAYLITMDEVTPDRLRNFDMDAFVNTGCPRITTDDGPQFHKPMLTPGEYRIAVGDEPLDSLSFDTFHGTW
- a CDS encoding YlbF family regulator, with the translated sequence MSVQTDKLEELGRELGDAIAETPEYQAFEEAKAAVEADDEVQAQISEFRELRDQYMQARQMGQASEESLQKVQEAQEELHAMPKMAEYVDAQEELQDRLEAVNEAISAPLDVDFGGEAGGCCHD